The Manihot esculenta cultivar AM560-2 chromosome 11, M.esculenta_v8, whole genome shotgun sequence genome includes a region encoding these proteins:
- the LOC110626594 gene encoding uncharacterized protein LOC110626594, translating into MKFIFPLWLIIFLCCHAMALEKKPSSKQEDFAISEPGKCGQFHGGLNDTGRLNGEDERKEYKGNHELFHSILMGKKGKGVYGGANIVHRPRPGEKNDAVLTAKASFVVSATMFSVSLALVVKFFPL; encoded by the exons ATGAAGTTTATATTTCCTTTATGGTTAATCATCTTCTTGTGTTGTCATGCTATGGCTTTGGAAAAGAAGCCCTCATCGAAACAAGAAGATTTCGCCATCTCAGAACCTGGTAAATGTGGACAATTTCATG GTGGTCTGAATGACACTGGGAGACTGAATGGAGAAGATGAAAGAAAGGAATACAAGGGAAACCATGAACTTTTTCACTCAATATTGATGGGAAAGAAAGGGAAGGGAGTTTATGGGGGCGCCAATATCGTTCACCGCCCACGCCCTGGTGAAAAAAATGATGCAGTATTAACAGCAAAGGCTTCCTTCGTTGTGTCAGCCACCATGTTTTCTGTGAGCTTGGCTTTGGTTGTCAAGTTTTTTCCTCTTTAA
- the LOC110626593 gene encoding shikimate O-hydroxycinnamoyltransferase, translating into MIINVKESTLVQPAEETPRLGLWNANVDLVVPRFHTPSVYFYTPTGAPNFFDPNVVKEALSKALVPFYPMAGRLRRDDDGRIEIDCNAEGVLFVVAETSTVIDDFGDFAPTLELKKLIPTVDYSGGISTYPLLVLQLTYFKCGGVSLGVGMQHHVADGFSGLHFVNTWSDCARGLDITVPPFINRILLRARDPPQPAFHHIEYQPPPAMKIPAENLKPDGTTVSIFKLTRDQLNTLKSKAKEDGNTVSYSSYEMLAGHVWRSACRARGLADDQESKLYIATDGRSRLRPPLPPGYFGNVIFTATPIAAAGDLQSKPTWYAAGRIHDALVRMDNDYLRSALDYLELQPDLSALVRGAHTFKCPNLGITSWVRLPIHDADFGWGRPIFMGPGGIPYEGLSFILPSPTNDGSLSVAIALQSEHMKLFEKFIYEI; encoded by the exons ATGATTATCAACGTGAAGGAGTCAACGCTGGTGCAGCCGGCGGAGGAAACACCACGGCTCGGATTGTGGAACGCGAATGTCGACCTTGTGGTGCCGAGATTCCACACACCGAGCGTCTATTTCTACACACCGACTGGTGCTCCCAACTTCTTCGATCCAAATGTGGTCAAGGAGGCTCTCAGTAAGGCCCTCGTGCCGTTTTATCCAATGGCTGGACGGTTGCGGAGAGACGACGATGGTCGTATTGAGATTGATTGCAATGCTGAGGGTGTGTTATTTGTCGTGGCGGAGACGAGCACGGTGATCGATGACTTTGGCGATTTCGCTCCAACTTTGGAGCTCAAGAAGCTTATTCCAACCGTAGATTACTCCGGCGGGATATCTACTTATCCGCTCTTAGTTTTGCAG TTGACATACTTCAAATGTGGCGGAGTATCCCTTGGTGTTGGTATGCAACACCATGTGGCTGATGGATTTTCTGGTCTTCACTTCGTGAATACATGGTCAGATTGTGCTCGCGGTCTTGACATTACTGTTCCCCCATTCATTAACCGCATCCTCCTCCGTGCCAGAGACCCACCTCAGCCTGCATTCCACCACATTGAGTACCAGCCTCCTCCAGCCATGAAGATTCCTGCAGAAAACTTGAAACCAGATGGCACAACAGTCTCCATTTTCAAGTTGACAAGGGATCAGCTGAACACACTCAAATCCAAGGCAAAGGAAGATGGAAACACTGTAAGTTACAGCTCCTACGAGATGTTGGCAGGTCATGTATGGAGATCTGCTTGCAGGGCTCGTGGACTTGCAGATGATCAAGAATCCAAGTTATACATAGCAACTGATGGACGGTCCAGATTGCGCCCGCCGCTTCCACCTGGTTACTTTGGTAATGTGATCTTTACAGCAACACCAATTGCTGCAGCAGGTGACCTGCAATCAAAGCCAACCTGGTATGCTGCAGGCAGGATTCATGATGCATTGGTTCGCATGGACAATGATTATTTAAGGTCAGCCCTTGATTACCTTGAGCTTCAGCCTGATTTATCAGCTCTTGTTCGTGGAGCCCATACGTTTAAGTGCCCAAATCTTGGGATCACCAGCTGGGTTAGGCTGCCCATCCATGATGCAGATTTTGGGTGGGGCAGACCCATATTTATGGGCCCTGGTGGGATTCCTTACGAGGGTCTTTCCTTCATCTTGCCAAGTCCAACAAATGATGGGAGCTTATCAGTAGCCATTGCATTGCAATCAGAACACATGAAACTCTTTGAGAAGTTCATCTACGAAATCTAA